In a single window of the Micromonospora sp. WMMD1155 genome:
- a CDS encoding AbrB/MazE/SpoVT family DNA-binding domain-containing protein, with protein MRRAAVIAVADVTVAPLIPPLTPPARSQGTDRRLGAALRRPPLPLPDLPTPRAGSTVYGLAAIDVSGRIADRMIVRALGWACGTRLHIHESAGLIVVRLDPQGVFTLTGQGHLHLPAAVRKWCGLKPGDRLLLAADPDGGVLVVHPPAALDAVVAQIHTAALGGEQHE; from the coding sequence ATGCGACGCGCGGCGGTGATCGCCGTGGCTGATGTGACCGTGGCCCCTCTGATCCCGCCGTTGACGCCTCCCGCGCGGAGTCAGGGGACGGACCGTCGGCTGGGGGCGGCGCTGCGGCGCCCTCCATTGCCCCTGCCCGACCTTCCCACACCCCGGGCAGGCTCGACGGTCTACGGCCTGGCTGCCATCGATGTCAGTGGCCGGATCGCTGATCGTATGATCGTCCGCGCTCTCGGATGGGCCTGCGGTACCCGCCTTCATATCCACGAGAGCGCCGGGCTCATCGTCGTCCGACTGGACCCGCAGGGCGTCTTTACCCTGACGGGTCAAGGTCATCTACATCTGCCGGCAGCCGTCCGAAAATGGTGCGGTCTCAAGCCGGGCGACCGGTTGCTGCTGGCGGCGGACCCCGATGGTGGCGTGCTTGTCGTGCATCCACCCGCGGCCTTGGACGCGGTGGTCGCTCAGATACACACTGCTGCTCTCGGCGGTGAACAGCATGAGTGA
- a CDS encoding DUF6042 family protein has translation MTDSDEPIRVPVLFQLGWFRWLPLSAMDLEEILHRFPGTDRQEVVLAQRVWNARRTGADLDRTLAPDVLGDSLPSAPAWPDPTGPTGDPDDEQAYQDELADHQQRVNEYDEVTNRLGIPPVRTAEQVLDLMIQLRLVEVDTTDGNEVLRLAANPPLPTEVLPLSPEQRAMEDKGRWSSRYGRLAQRVLRLFVDEPSGDLSRVTMATSLDRLAAATDSDPEDVRHAVQALVEEGDFSAHRQGAPIDAERLVPHQRFDLVVDPDRFYTDRISVQLTRPVERSDY, from the coding sequence GTGACCGATTCGGACGAGCCGATCCGCGTACCCGTGTTGTTCCAGCTGGGCTGGTTCCGCTGGCTGCCGCTGTCCGCGATGGACCTTGAGGAGATCCTGCACCGCTTTCCGGGCACCGATCGCCAGGAGGTGGTTCTGGCGCAACGGGTGTGGAACGCCCGCCGGACCGGCGCGGATCTGGACCGCACCCTCGCGCCCGACGTTCTTGGAGACAGCCTGCCGTCCGCGCCGGCATGGCCGGACCCCACCGGACCGACCGGCGATCCCGACGATGAGCAGGCGTACCAGGACGAGCTCGCCGATCATCAGCAGCGCGTCAACGAGTACGACGAGGTGACCAACCGACTCGGCATTCCCCCGGTCCGGACGGCGGAGCAGGTGCTAGATCTGATGATCCAGCTCCGCCTCGTCGAAGTTGACACGACCGATGGGAACGAAGTGTTGCGGCTCGCCGCGAACCCTCCGCTGCCCACGGAGGTCCTGCCGCTGAGCCCCGAGCAGCGCGCGATGGAGGACAAGGGGCGATGGTCGTCGCGGTACGGAAGGCTGGCGCAACGAGTGCTGCGACTGTTCGTCGACGAGCCGAGCGGCGATCTCAGCCGGGTAACGATGGCGACATCGCTTGACCGGCTCGCCGCAGCGACCGACTCCGATCCGGAGGACGTCCGTCACGCGGTCCAGGCGCTGGTAGAGGAAGGAGATTTCTCCGCCCATCGGCAGGGCGCCCCGATCGACGCCGAGCGACTCGTTCCTCACCAGCGATTCGATCTGGTCGTCGACCCAGACCGCTTCTACACCGACCGGATCTCGGTTCAACTCACCCGGCCCGTCGAGCGCTCGGACTACTGA
- a CDS encoding SCO6880 family protein codes for MTHFQFPPRSTRGSVLGFSWGQIGTAVAGVICLVIAANLLTVGRQGAAGAMLLLSLLLITVGLLRLRGRRVTEWTPIVVGALVQRAARQDRYRGGAFAASPGAEHLHLPGPAAGYRWVPALAADGLTEVGLLHHRREGTVTAALICAGSNLVLADTSVQQQRLASWADVLNLLGSEYADSGLVRWSLTARAVPDTGNRAQRYLVQRAVDISSTAYESLAELTAAAAPSTQRHEVYLAVVFDLKRLSAEIADAGGTDAAIATVILDKLAGIDASVRESGVDTGGWLTPRAYAAVLRTQFDPQDQPHVDMRAGTQAGVAPHMGGPVAAENIGWSSYRHDSGVSQTLWVFEMPRQPVAMTWITALYTRTVGRRAVTVVAEPVPAQLAQLATRRDKVARAGDEVTKRKLRLVRTAREDEEARSVEQVDREQAAGHVRYRYSILVTVTADSEEQLRHDVRAIKRVLGRTGCQAVVLYGEQDQGFVAGALPLARGLKPIRGWAA; via the coding sequence GTGACGCACTTTCAGTTCCCGCCACGGTCCACGCGCGGCTCGGTCCTGGGATTCTCCTGGGGCCAGATCGGCACGGCGGTGGCCGGGGTGATCTGCCTGGTCATCGCCGCGAACCTGCTCACCGTCGGCCGGCAGGGCGCAGCCGGCGCAATGCTGCTGCTGTCGCTGCTGCTGATCACGGTGGGCCTGCTGCGGCTGCGCGGCCGGCGCGTCACCGAGTGGACGCCGATCGTCGTGGGGGCGCTGGTGCAGCGTGCGGCCCGACAGGACCGCTACCGCGGCGGCGCGTTCGCCGCATCACCCGGCGCTGAGCACCTTCATTTGCCCGGTCCGGCCGCCGGCTACCGGTGGGTGCCAGCTCTCGCCGCGGATGGGCTGACCGAAGTGGGGCTGCTGCACCACCGCCGCGAGGGCACCGTCACCGCGGCGCTGATCTGCGCCGGCAGCAACCTCGTCCTCGCCGACACGTCCGTGCAGCAGCAGCGGCTGGCCTCGTGGGCGGACGTGCTGAACCTGTTGGGAAGCGAGTACGCCGACAGCGGCCTGGTGCGCTGGTCGCTGACCGCCCGCGCGGTCCCGGACACCGGCAACCGGGCCCAGCGTTACCTGGTCCAGCGGGCGGTGGACATCAGCAGCACGGCGTATGAGTCGTTGGCGGAGCTGACGGCAGCTGCGGCGCCGTCCACCCAGCGCCACGAGGTGTACCTCGCGGTGGTGTTCGACCTCAAGCGACTGTCGGCGGAGATCGCCGACGCGGGCGGCACCGACGCGGCCATCGCCACGGTGATCCTGGACAAACTCGCCGGCATCGACGCCTCGGTGCGGGAGTCGGGGGTTGACACCGGCGGCTGGTTGACCCCTCGGGCGTACGCGGCGGTGCTGCGCACGCAGTTCGACCCGCAGGACCAACCGCACGTCGACATGCGTGCCGGTACGCAGGCCGGGGTGGCGCCTCACATGGGCGGACCGGTCGCCGCCGAGAACATCGGATGGTCGTCCTACCGTCACGACTCGGGCGTCTCTCAAACCCTGTGGGTGTTCGAGATGCCGCGCCAGCCGGTGGCCATGACCTGGATCACCGCCTTATACACGCGCACCGTTGGGCGGCGGGCGGTCACGGTCGTCGCCGAGCCGGTGCCCGCGCAACTCGCCCAGCTGGCGACCCGTCGCGACAAGGTCGCCCGTGCGGGCGACGAGGTCACCAAACGCAAACTACGCCTGGTGCGCACCGCGCGGGAGGACGAAGAGGCCCGCTCGGTGGAGCAGGTCGACCGGGAGCAGGCCGCGGGACACGTGCGCTACCGCTACTCGATCCTCGTCACCGTCACCGCCGACAGCGAGGAGCAGCTGCGCCACGACGTGCGCGCGATCAAGCGGGTCCTGGGCCGCACCGGGTGCCAGGCGGTCGTGCTCTACGGCGAGCAGGACCAAGGCTTCGTGGCCGGGGCGCTGCCCCTTGCCCGCGGTCTCAAGCCGATCCGGGGGTGGGCTGCATGA
- a CDS encoding helix-turn-helix transcriptional regulator, with the protein MGGPSEQPQRGTSSALVRDRLRELYARKRPAGRGPYTDAEVAQALTAKGHRISEETLRRLRTAEHSNPTASTLTALAEFFDVNPGHFLDPSQDDAEVHDPGVQVMMRSIKDLSPEGREGIAAIIQNVLKMERAAQDSRDRTPTEPDRRAG; encoded by the coding sequence ATGGGGGGACCAAGCGAGCAGCCACAACGTGGCACAAGCTCGGCGCTAGTCAGAGACAGACTTCGAGAGCTGTACGCGCGCAAGCGTCCGGCGGGCAGGGGGCCCTACACCGACGCCGAAGTAGCTCAGGCCCTCACCGCCAAGGGCCACCGCATCTCCGAAGAGACGCTGCGGAGACTCCGGACTGCTGAACACTCCAACCCCACGGCCTCGACGTTGACAGCGCTCGCCGAGTTCTTCGACGTCAACCCAGGTCACTTCCTCGACCCCTCGCAGGACGACGCAGAGGTCCACGACCCGGGGGTACAGGTGATGATGCGCTCCATCAAAGATCTCTCGCCCGAAGGACGCGAAGGCATCGCCGCAATCATCCAGAACGTCCTGAAGATGGAGCGAGCCGCGCAGGACAGCCGCGACCGAACACCGACGGAGCCCGACCGAAGGGCTGGCTGA
- a CDS encoding site-specific integrase, whose amino-acid sequence MSDTASQAELDAARLLLARMGISPADLIEAATKRPQAPTFADYVPIVSAAVSDGTRRAYGSYWKRVLEQWGQRRLNEPTPSEIEQLAEYVKTHVVARRNARGGRSAAEHLIAALRCLYRRAVADGHIAAADNPALKVAKPRRLPSTRRAVADTRLAEINAVVASTGDDPALDSLLLRLHTETACRRGGALALRPVDLDPEQCLILLREKGDTVRWQPVSPTLMRHLRSHAEDRHATGAGQLLRYRNGQPITYRRYDHLWVRIGEHLQWVYVQQISTHWLRHTTLTWVERNFGYAVAREYAGHSGGGSDAGTTTTYVRASLHEVAVALAALTGEPHPLA is encoded by the coding sequence ATGAGTGACACGGCGAGCCAGGCCGAACTGGATGCCGCTCGGTTGTTGCTCGCGAGGATGGGCATCTCGCCCGCTGACCTCATTGAGGCGGCGACGAAGCGTCCGCAGGCGCCGACGTTCGCAGATTACGTACCAATCGTGTCGGCGGCGGTCAGCGATGGAACCCGGCGTGCCTACGGATCGTATTGGAAGCGGGTCTTGGAGCAGTGGGGGCAGAGGCGACTCAATGAACCCACCCCGTCGGAGATCGAGCAGCTTGCGGAGTACGTAAAGACGCACGTGGTAGCTCGGCGAAACGCACGAGGTGGGCGAAGTGCCGCAGAGCACCTGATCGCCGCGCTGCGGTGCCTCTACCGGCGGGCGGTCGCTGACGGACACATCGCTGCGGCGGATAACCCCGCTCTTAAGGTAGCCAAGCCACGGCGCCTGCCCAGCACGAGGCGAGCAGTAGCCGACACACGCTTGGCAGAAATCAATGCCGTCGTCGCCAGTACAGGTGATGATCCGGCATTGGACAGCCTCCTGCTCCGGCTACACACCGAGACGGCATGTCGCCGGGGTGGCGCGCTGGCACTTCGGCCGGTCGACCTGGACCCGGAACAGTGCCTAATCCTCCTGCGGGAGAAGGGCGACACGGTGCGGTGGCAGCCGGTGTCGCCAACCCTCATGAGGCACCTGCGGTCGCATGCCGAGGATCGGCACGCGACGGGGGCAGGTCAATTGCTGCGGTACCGCAACGGGCAGCCCATCACGTACCGCCGCTACGACCACCTGTGGGTGCGGATCGGCGAGCATCTGCAGTGGGTGTATGTCCAGCAAATCAGTACGCACTGGCTGCGACACACGACGCTGACGTGGGTTGAGCGGAATTTTGGCTACGCTGTGGCCCGCGAGTACGCGGGGCATTCCGGTGGTGGCAGCGACGCCGGCACCACCACCACGTACGTTCGCGCGAGCCTCCACGAGGTTGCCGTCGCCTTGGCGGCTCTCACGGGCGAGCCTCATCCTCTAGCCTGA
- a CDS encoding TraM recognition domain-containing protein — MAGSLMSPGHRLPKRGVARADILARLTLLGIAVFGMLLGTFTLWLAGQVGGVLTHATWPDTSPADAPGIAVRMIVTGGDPAAAWPTTARADLPPTALLYVLWCGLFIGAFVGLGMPAVRFAQRRVQRRGFAHRKDLDRVVTASAVLRRVDVLRPGLTIRANDRPETVQAKTRRRQDPLEVARFLGHHALTGEPLYLANEYTELLAGAARFANKTSRYIVPRVADARGAVISTSTRLDVAAVTYDLRAEVGPTWIFEPQGQVPGLPRLRWSPIEGAHDPDIAALRAKGFAAGAGLKGDVENGQYFQDQAASIIRGFLHAAALEETTTMTDVASWAANPADSRAERILRHHQQTVWADRLAFHRESTGRSRDAIQSVVFGALDPFSNPRILRACSPPRGEQFQPEQWLDESGTLYLVGTRSGQALVAPLFAAIAEDIIYRTLQRSFVAPGGRVEPCLYLIGDEITNIAPLPSLPALASEGGGAGIALSISCQNTHQLEERWGRDGGQALRDGANARFVMGGTQDVSALKDAQSLLGQVQELSSAASWGGGRASVQENTRRENLLDLAELRTLPTGHALVLLGNMPPVEVVQPAWWERPDADRFHAAKAAFNARLEGRRS, encoded by the coding sequence ATGGCCGGCTCGCTCATGTCTCCCGGACACCGCCTGCCCAAGCGCGGCGTGGCCCGCGCCGACATCCTCGCCCGGCTGACGCTGCTCGGCATCGCCGTGTTCGGCATGCTCTTGGGCACCTTCACGCTGTGGCTGGCCGGGCAGGTCGGCGGAGTGCTCACCCACGCGACCTGGCCGGACACCTCACCAGCCGACGCGCCCGGCATCGCCGTACGGATGATCGTCACCGGCGGGGACCCCGCCGCGGCGTGGCCGACCACGGCCCGCGCCGACCTGCCCCCCACCGCCCTGCTGTACGTGCTGTGGTGCGGCCTGTTCATCGGCGCCTTCGTCGGCCTCGGCATGCCGGCGGTCCGCTTCGCGCAGCGGCGGGTGCAGCGGCGAGGGTTCGCCCACCGCAAGGACCTCGACCGGGTGGTGACCGCGTCGGCGGTGCTGCGCCGCGTCGATGTCCTTCGGCCCGGCCTGACCATCCGGGCGAACGACCGCCCCGAGACCGTGCAGGCGAAAACCCGACGCCGTCAGGACCCGCTGGAGGTGGCACGGTTTCTCGGGCACCACGCGCTGACCGGGGAGCCGCTGTACCTGGCCAACGAGTACACCGAGCTCTTGGCCGGCGCGGCGCGGTTCGCCAACAAGACGTCGCGGTACATCGTGCCGCGGGTCGCGGACGCCCGCGGCGCGGTCATCTCCACCTCCACCCGACTCGACGTCGCCGCCGTCACCTACGACCTACGCGCCGAGGTCGGCCCGACGTGGATCTTCGAACCGCAGGGCCAGGTCCCCGGACTGCCGCGGCTGCGGTGGTCGCCGATCGAGGGAGCGCACGACCCGGACATCGCGGCGCTGCGCGCGAAGGGCTTCGCCGCCGGCGCCGGCCTCAAGGGCGACGTCGAGAACGGTCAATATTTTCAGGACCAGGCCGCGTCAATCATCCGCGGTTTCTTGCACGCCGCCGCCCTTGAGGAAACGACCACGATGACCGACGTGGCGAGCTGGGCGGCCAACCCCGCCGACTCCCGCGCCGAGCGGATCCTGCGCCATCACCAGCAGACGGTGTGGGCGGACAGGTTGGCCTTTCACCGCGAGTCCACCGGCCGCAGCCGCGACGCCATCCAGTCGGTGGTCTTCGGCGCCCTGGACCCGTTCAGCAACCCGCGCATCCTGCGCGCCTGCTCACCGCCGCGCGGCGAGCAGTTCCAGCCGGAGCAGTGGCTGGATGAGTCCGGCACCCTCTACCTGGTTGGCACCCGCAGCGGGCAGGCCCTGGTCGCCCCGCTGTTCGCTGCCATCGCCGAGGACATCATCTACCGCACCCTGCAACGCTCGTTCGTCGCACCGGGCGGTCGGGTGGAGCCGTGCCTGTACCTAATCGGCGACGAGATCACCAACATCGCGCCGCTGCCGTCGCTGCCCGCGCTGGCCTCGGAGGGCGGCGGCGCCGGCATCGCCCTGTCGATCTCCTGCCAGAACACCCACCAACTGGAGGAGCGGTGGGGCCGCGACGGTGGGCAGGCCCTACGCGACGGCGCGAACGCCCGCTTCGTGATGGGCGGCACCCAGGACGTGTCGGCGCTTAAGGACGCGCAGTCGCTGCTCGGCCAGGTGCAGGAGCTGTCATCGGCCGCGTCCTGGGGCGGCGGGCGCGCCAGCGTGCAGGAGAACACCCGACGGGAGAACCTGCTCGACCTCGCCGAGCTGCGGACCCTGCCCACCGGCCACGCCCTGGTGCTGCTCGGCAACATGCCCCCGGTTGAGGTCGTACAACCAGCGTGGTGGGAGCGCCCCGACGCGGACCGCTTCCACGCCGCGAAAGCCGCGTTCAACGCCCGACTCGAAGGGCGGCGAAGCTGA